Proteins encoded together in one Shewanella acanthi window:
- a CDS encoding DUF2913 family protein, with protein MNSQTYNQAILELALAGLAELTSSAQTKKAQRTPAQESHFICNWMVESLKEKRFSKLVADDLTAWIRLARSQGAGAELKRLLERIVFQYQTVENANTGLGHGLNAMINELLEAEWLVFTDTEVNTKLKLDGDGLSSIVIDVKEFSQHIQDGELIKPTHLYVRADEQTFAQIALSHGLLISQGNKKTSLIKHHKTYVIYPQNQQPALCLLLN; from the coding sequence ATGAATTCTCAAACCTATAACCAAGCCATTTTAGAATTAGCCCTAGCAGGCCTTGCCGAGTTAACCTCCTCTGCACAAACTAAAAAAGCACAGCGCACACCCGCCCAAGAAAGCCATTTTATCTGTAACTGGATGGTTGAGTCCCTGAAGGAAAAGCGTTTTTCCAAACTCGTTGCCGATGATCTTACCGCTTGGATAAGACTTGCCCGCAGCCAAGGTGCTGGCGCGGAGCTAAAACGCTTGCTAGAACGTATCGTGTTTCAATACCAAACCGTTGAAAATGCGAATACAGGGCTAGGACATGGCTTAAATGCCATGATTAACGAGTTACTTGAAGCCGAGTGGTTAGTCTTTACCGATACCGAAGTGAACACGAAATTAAAACTCGATGGCGATGGACTATCTAGCATAGTGATTGATGTAAAAGAGTTTAGCCAACATATTCAAGATGGTGAACTTATCAAACCTACCCATCTGTACGTGAGAGCCGATGAGCAGACATTTGCCCAAATAGCCCTGTCACATGGTCTCTTAATCAGTCAAGGCAATAAGAAAACCAGCTTAATCAAACACCATAAAACCTATGTGATTTATCCACAAAATCAGCAACCTGCGCTGTGTTTATTGTTAAATTAA
- a CDS encoding flotillin family protein, whose product MALLNDAANSGNFVLLIAGLVLITLIVIGLIFAKLYKRATKEMAFVRTGFGGEKIIKDGGAIVLPVLHETISVNMNTLRIEVEKTQKDALITKDRMRVDVKADFYLRVAPNAEGISMAAQTLGTRTTRVEELKKLMESKFVDVLRAVAAEMSMTEMHEQRADFVQRVQNNVANDLEKNGLELESVSLTGFDQTDLLFFNENNAFDAEGRARLAKIIEEKRKETNDIQQENRIKIEQRNLEAEKESLEIEKAEEEARLIQQQSLEFKRAEQKAEIIKQKENKAREEREAEIAKERAIETAEIEKTKDIETREIEKRKSIEQARIQQQRDIEVAEQEKHIAVAAKSEEESAARARAAEAEKTKVEKEEAVITVRQVAEANRRKEIEVIDARKEAEREAVGVTVQAEAEKRASEDRSSAILIEARASADAKKLQAEADEKVYAVEAAGKQALYEAENVLRDEQIALQKSLAILKALPEIVAQAVKPLENIEGIKILQGYGMAHQFASGADGASVNQGGIAEQVTSAALNYRANAPVVDAMLRELGLVQGDTGTLNDLLNGNNALTTEALDVVKSANTSLNGHVHKTNGHLS is encoded by the coding sequence ATGGCGCTGTTAAATGACGCTGCAAATTCAGGCAATTTTGTGTTGTTAATTGCTGGCCTTGTGTTGATAACTCTGATTGTTATCGGGCTGATCTTTGCCAAATTATATAAAAGAGCCACCAAGGAAATGGCCTTTGTTCGCACTGGTTTTGGCGGCGAGAAAATTATTAAGGATGGCGGTGCAATCGTTCTGCCCGTGTTACACGAGACCATTTCGGTCAACATGAATACCCTACGTATCGAGGTGGAGAAAACCCAAAAGGATGCGCTGATCACCAAGGACAGAATGCGTGTCGATGTGAAGGCCGACTTCTACCTACGAGTGGCACCGAATGCCGAAGGCATTTCGATGGCCGCGCAAACCTTAGGCACGCGTACTACCCGTGTCGAAGAGCTGAAAAAGCTGATGGAGTCCAAATTTGTCGACGTGCTGCGTGCCGTCGCCGCCGAGATGAGCATGACTGAAATGCATGAACAGCGTGCCGACTTTGTGCAGCGAGTACAGAATAATGTGGCTAACGATCTCGAGAAAAACGGTCTAGAGCTCGAATCGGTCTCATTAACCGGCTTCGATCAAACTGACCTGTTATTCTTTAACGAAAATAATGCCTTCGACGCAGAAGGTCGTGCGCGTCTTGCAAAAATTATTGAAGAAAAACGTAAAGAAACCAACGATATTCAGCAGGAAAACCGCATCAAAATCGAGCAGCGAAATTTAGAGGCCGAGAAGGAATCACTGGAAATTGAAAAGGCCGAGGAAGAAGCTCGCCTTATCCAGCAACAATCACTCGAATTCAAGCGCGCCGAGCAAAAGGCTGAAATCATTAAGCAAAAAGAAAACAAGGCCCGTGAAGAGCGCGAAGCTGAAATTGCTAAAGAGCGCGCTATTGAGACCGCCGAAATCGAGAAGACCAAGGATATTGAAACCCGCGAGATTGAAAAGCGTAAGTCTATTGAACAGGCGCGCATTCAGCAGCAGCGTGATATCGAAGTCGCTGAGCAGGAAAAACACATTGCGGTAGCCGCGAAGTCGGAAGAAGAGTCGGCAGCCCGTGCCCGCGCTGCTGAAGCTGAAAAGACCAAAGTTGAGAAAGAAGAAGCGGTTATTACGGTGCGCCAAGTGGCAGAAGCTAATCGTCGCAAAGAGATTGAAGTCATTGATGCCCGTAAAGAAGCGGAACGTGAAGCGGTTGGGGTGACGGTTCAAGCCGAAGCCGAGAAGCGTGCATCAGAAGACAGATCGAGTGCTATCTTGATTGAAGCGCGTGCCAGTGCCGATGCTAAGAAGCTCCAAGCCGAGGCAGATGAGAAGGTTTATGCGGTGGAGGCCGCAGGTAAGCAGGCGTTGTATGAGGCTGAAAACGTGCTCCGTGATGAGCAAATTGCCCTTCAAAAATCCCTCGCAATCCTTAAGGCGCTGCCTGAGATTGTCGCTCAGGCAGTTAAACCACTTGAAAATATCGAAGGGATTAAAATCCTGCAGGGTTATGGAATGGCTCATCAATTTGCCTCGGGCGCTGATGGAGCAAGTGTTAATCAAGGTGGAATTGCCGAGCAGGTGACCAGCGCCGCACTGAACTACCGCGCAAATGCGCCTGTGGTGGATGCTATGCTGCGGGAATTAGGCCTAGTTCAGGGGGACACTGGCACTCTGAATGATTTACTCAACGGCAATAATGCCCTGACCACCGAGGCCTTAGATGTAGTCAAATCGGCCAATACGAGCCTGAATGGACATGTGCATAAAACCAATGGTCATTTAAGCTAG
- a CDS encoding diguanylate cyclase, with protein sequence MKVNAIKNVGKARYSFSPKEAESSLAALDLAIENHRNWYIHLHEGLLCNQMFSDTVTDIAAHTKCKLGCWYYNVASETITSHPDFQELAKAHQSLHDQARKLVTEFKSVRVVDINEYRLLTEKQIEVMNLLVRMRDCIIDQQHCFDPLTGLLNRKSMGLLLDKNHTQFLSHSAPYVIAMLDIDFFKAVNDTYGHLGGDEVLKSVSNYLSSAIRDSDCICRYGGEEFQLLLPSTTLEVAERVLERLRQGIANVSVPFESKNIKVTISIGYALSKADIGIGALVKQADIALYQAKASGRNRVVQYDPDIEGK encoded by the coding sequence ATGAAGGTAAATGCCATTAAAAATGTAGGCAAAGCTCGCTACAGTTTTTCACCCAAGGAAGCTGAAAGTTCATTGGCGGCATTAGACTTAGCCATCGAAAACCACCGAAATTGGTATATTCATTTACATGAAGGATTACTTTGTAATCAGATGTTTAGCGACACAGTCACAGATATTGCTGCCCATACTAAATGTAAATTAGGCTGCTGGTATTATAATGTGGCGAGCGAGACCATTACATCCCACCCAGATTTTCAAGAGCTTGCCAAGGCTCATCAATCTTTGCACGACCAAGCCCGTAAATTAGTGACTGAGTTTAAATCGGTGAGAGTGGTCGATATCAATGAATACCGTTTGCTAACGGAAAAACAAATTGAAGTTATGAACCTTTTAGTACGTATGCGAGATTGCATTATTGATCAGCAACATTGCTTTGACCCGCTGACAGGATTGCTCAATCGCAAGTCGATGGGATTACTTCTCGACAAAAATCATACTCAATTTTTAAGCCATAGTGCGCCCTATGTGATTGCCATGTTGGATATCGATTTTTTTAAAGCGGTAAACGATACCTACGGACATTTAGGCGGAGATGAAGTGCTTAAATCCGTTTCAAATTATCTCTCATCGGCGATAAGGGATTCCGATTGCATTTGTCGTTATGGTGGTGAGGAGTTTCAATTATTGTTGCCCAGTACCACATTAGAAGTGGCAGAACGGGTATTGGAAAGACTGCGCCAAGGGATAGCCAATGTCAGTGTGCCCTTTGAGTCAAAAAATATTAAAGTCACTATTTCAATTGGTTATGCTCTATCTAAGGCTGATATTGGTATTGGTGCCTTGGTCAAGCAAGCAGATATCGCTCTCTATCAAGCGAAAGCCTCAGGTCGTAATCGAGTGGTGCAATACGATCCGGATATCGAAGGTAAGTAA
- a CDS encoding methyl-accepting chemotaxis protein, with translation MSPRQPSRPTHQLKSNSQEVRLNAQDELISTTDSRGVITYVNERFTEISGYSEQELIGSPHNIVRHGDMPSAAFKEMWEKLKAGQSWRGIVKNRCKNGDYYWVDAFVSPLFENGKIVGYQSVRVQPQLKYVSKATKLYQQLNTGKAIPKPLSLEQKRLVSAIVAASGLGIAGFIWGWGVIFAGALLMGINLAIFYDEAFRIPAKLMKMKAKYDSVSRYIYSGADTSSILDFQLIMQQAKMNGVLGRTQDQANQLNDIANQLVVTTGQTYVSLDQEKHQLEQLASAMEEMNSTIAEVANNTQQTSNSITTAYDLCLKSSANMKANTQKIESLAQSVADAAHNAQQLNLEAQRVANAMGEIDSIAEQTNLLALNAAIEAARAGEQGRGFAVVADEVRALSSRTQLSTNSISQSVDKMFSMLSDWAKEMEQSRTHAETCATDIQNSANNVDILYREVSEIHNFAQQNAVAAVQQRQVVNEITNNIHAISQSSSENLAATHQIGDAVNHLKLNAEKALGLRKAFG, from the coding sequence ATGAGCCCGCGTCAGCCGAGTCGACCAACCCATCAGCTTAAATCCAATTCCCAAGAAGTCCGTCTTAATGCTCAAGATGAATTGATCTCCACCACAGATAGCCGCGGCGTGATTACCTATGTCAATGAACGCTTTACCGAAATCAGTGGCTACAGCGAGCAGGAACTTATTGGTAGTCCACACAATATAGTTCGCCATGGCGATATGCCGAGCGCCGCCTTTAAGGAAATGTGGGAAAAATTGAAAGCGGGCCAATCCTGGCGCGGCATAGTGAAAAATCGCTGTAAAAATGGCGATTATTATTGGGTCGATGCCTTCGTATCACCGCTGTTTGAAAATGGGAAAATCGTTGGTTATCAATCGGTACGGGTGCAACCGCAGCTAAAATATGTCTCCAAGGCAACAAAACTCTACCAACAGCTTAATACGGGTAAAGCCATTCCTAAACCCTTAAGCTTGGAGCAAAAACGCCTTGTATCAGCCATAGTGGCTGCATCGGGTCTTGGCATTGCCGGCTTTATTTGGGGATGGGGCGTTATCTTTGCAGGGGCCCTGCTAATGGGGATAAATCTTGCCATCTTTTATGACGAGGCTTTTCGTATTCCCGCAAAGCTGATGAAGATGAAGGCAAAATACGACTCAGTCAGTCGCTATATCTACTCGGGGGCCGATACTTCATCCATCCTCGATTTTCAGCTGATTATGCAGCAAGCTAAAATGAATGGCGTTTTAGGTCGTACTCAAGATCAGGCAAATCAATTAAATGATATCGCCAATCAACTCGTCGTGACCACGGGGCAAACCTATGTCAGCTTAGATCAGGAGAAACACCAGCTTGAGCAGCTCGCCAGCGCCATGGAAGAAATGAACTCCACTATTGCCGAGGTTGCCAATAATACCCAGCAAACCTCAAACAGTATCACCACCGCCTATGACCTGTGCCTTAAAAGCAGTGCCAATATGAAGGCAAATACCCAAAAAATTGAGTCATTAGCACAATCTGTTGCCGATGCAGCCCATAATGCCCAGCAACTGAATTTAGAAGCCCAACGTGTAGCGAATGCCATGGGGGAAATTGACTCAATCGCTGAGCAAACTAATTTGCTTGCTCTTAATGCTGCCATCGAAGCCGCACGTGCCGGCGAACAAGGTCGTGGTTTTGCCGTGGTGGCCGATGAGGTTAGAGCGCTGTCGAGTCGCACCCAGCTCTCCACCAACAGTATCTCCCAAAGCGTGGATAAGATGTTCAGCATGCTCAGTGACTGGGCAAAAGAGATGGAACAGAGCCGCACCCATGCTGAGACCTGCGCAACCGATATTCAAAATTCGGCCAACAATGTGGACATCCTTTATCGAGAAGTAAGTGAGATCCATAACTTCGCGCAGCAAAATGCGGTCGCCGCGGTTCAGCAGCGTCAAGTAGTGAATGAAATCACTAATAATATCCATGCCATCAGCCAAAGCAGTAGCGAAAACCTAGCAGCCACCCATCAAATTGGTGATGCGGTGAATCATCTCAAGCTCAACGCTGAAAAGGCATTGGGACTGCGTAAAGCCTTTGGCTAA
- a CDS encoding YqiJ family protein, whose translation MWAFLVEQPNLPYTIAIACVIFLGIFEACALVFGLSLLGAFDQWVPADVDYDADINAGGLTGIAGWLCLNRLPLLIWFVLAFSSFAIVGYIVNFVSLVITGALLPELFTLPTAALGCAIACRYLGRMLADVLPKNESSVISLDDLSGYVGTITLGCAMKGMPSEAVVRDKYQQKHYVLVEPETSECEFVSGTQVVLLKRVGRVWSATRFDS comes from the coding sequence ATGTGGGCATTTTTAGTCGAGCAGCCTAACCTTCCCTATACCATTGCCATTGCCTGTGTCATTTTCCTCGGTATTTTCGAAGCCTGTGCTCTTGTGTTTGGTTTAAGCCTGTTGGGGGCTTTTGACCAATGGGTACCCGCAGATGTGGATTACGATGCGGACATTAACGCCGGTGGCCTGACGGGTATCGCAGGCTGGTTGTGCTTAAATCGCTTGCCGCTGTTGATCTGGTTTGTACTTGCCTTCAGTAGCTTTGCCATCGTTGGTTATATCGTTAATTTTGTGAGTTTAGTGATAACTGGTGCGTTATTGCCCGAACTTTTTACCTTGCCAACGGCCGCGCTGGGCTGCGCGATTGCCTGTCGCTACCTTGGTCGCATGCTTGCCGATGTGCTCCCTAAAAATGAATCCTCTGTAATTTCTCTCGATGATTTAAGTGGTTACGTAGGGACTATTACCTTAGGTTGTGCCATGAAGGGTATGCCATCTGAGGCTGTCGTTCGTGATAAATACCAACAGAAACATTATGTGTTGGTTGAACCCGAAACCTCAGAGTGTGAATTTGTAAGTGGGACTCAAGTCGTACTGCTGAAACGAGTCGGCAGAGTCTGGTCTGCAACTCGATTTGATAGCTAA
- a CDS encoding DEAD/DEAH box helicase, with product MRFESFSFSPEILRAISDCGYQQMTPIQQQAMPAIRRGQDVLASAQTGTGKTAAFALPILQKMVEKPSETQKSNTRVLILTPTRELAAQVADNIVAYGKYLNFSVLTIFGGVKVETQAQKLKRGADIIVATPGRLLEHLTACNLSLSSVEFLVLDEADRMLDMGFNADIQKIMQAVGKKRQNLLFSATFSSAVKQLANEMMVKPQVISAHKQNTTADTVSQVVYPVEQRRKRELLSELIGKKNWQQVLVFTATREDADNLVKELNLDGIPSEVVHGEKAQGSRRRALREFVSGKVRVLVATEVAARGLDIPSLEYVVNYDLPFLAEDYVHRIGRTGRAGKSGVAISFVSREEERTLADIEKLIGQKIRRITVPGYEVGSRDLLLKHLQTRRSFAKKQQRSDNVSAQIVAEKSMQGRRVKVKVGQAPSKAKKLK from the coding sequence ATGAGATTTGAATCTTTTAGTTTTTCCCCCGAGATTTTACGCGCTATCTCAGATTGCGGTTATCAACAAATGACACCTATTCAGCAGCAAGCCATGCCTGCGATTCGCCGCGGTCAGGACGTACTCGCCAGTGCGCAAACCGGTACGGGTAAAACCGCCGCCTTTGCCCTGCCTATCCTGCAAAAGATGGTTGAAAAGCCAAGCGAGACTCAAAAATCTAACACCCGCGTACTGATTTTAACGCCAACCCGTGAGCTTGCCGCTCAAGTGGCAGATAACATTGTCGCCTATGGCAAGTATCTTAATTTCAGCGTGTTAACCATTTTCGGCGGCGTAAAAGTTGAGACCCAAGCGCAAAAACTCAAGCGCGGCGCCGACATTATCGTTGCGACCCCAGGCCGCTTACTCGAGCATTTAACCGCCTGTAACTTAAGCCTTTCGAGCGTGGAGTTTTTAGTACTCGACGAAGCCGACCGTATGTTAGATATGGGCTTTAACGCCGATATTCAAAAAATCATGCAGGCCGTGGGCAAGAAGCGCCAAAACCTGTTGTTCTCTGCCACCTTCTCAAGCGCCGTAAAACAACTCGCTAACGAAATGATGGTTAAACCTCAGGTGATCAGCGCACATAAGCAAAACACCACAGCGGACACCGTGAGCCAAGTGGTATATCCAGTCGAGCAGCGCCGTAAACGCGAGCTGTTATCCGAACTGATTGGTAAGAAGAACTGGCAGCAGGTACTGGTGTTTACCGCGACCCGTGAAGATGCTGACAATCTTGTAAAAGAACTCAATCTCGACGGTATTCCATCGGAAGTCGTCCACGGCGAAAAGGCGCAAGGCAGTCGTCGCCGCGCCCTGCGTGAATTCGTATCGGGTAAAGTACGCGTATTAGTCGCAACCGAAGTGGCCGCCCGTGGTTTGGATATTCCAAGTCTTGAGTACGTAGTGAACTACGATTTACCTTTCCTCGCCGAAGACTATGTGCACCGTATTGGTCGTACCGGCCGCGCGGGTAAATCCGGTGTCGCCATCTCCTTCGTCAGCCGCGAAGAAGAGCGCACGCTTGCCGATATCGAAAAACTCATTGGCCAAAAAATTCGCCGCATCACAGTGCCAGGCTATGAAGTCGGCAGCCGTGATTTACTGCTTAAACACCTACAAACCCGCCGCAGCTTTGCCAAAAAACAACAGCGCAGCGATAACGTTAGCGCGCAAATTGTTGCAGAAAAGAGCATGCAAGGCCGCCGCGTAAAGGTAAAAGTAGGTCAAGCCCCCAGCAAGGCTAAAAAGCTAAAATAA